The following proteins are encoded in a genomic region of Thunnus maccoyii chromosome 8, fThuMac1.1, whole genome shotgun sequence:
- the tmem265 gene encoding transmembrane protein 121, which translates to MVPTPQVCVSTLVTVSTMAVVDLYLLEQSMLGARGIPGPSVWQCAAVLLGDVGFLLALRFVSAGVVSEARSPRRGFANALWFLFLSLLQLKLFFVCHNYRQERRPPDPLARKTLTLLLSICLPSLFLILTGADHMTPQRRKQEVRGRLLWVVVDLLDVLDLQAGLWEAQGGGAVATGGTSEERLPIWAEGLVFFYCYALLLLLPCVALTELGATGLPGQRGPRKEALYPWLSLVTINIFTLALRGTGMLWYRDPRVSTVFLGKNLLALAVKLSSAWERHKQERAAGGAGAAAGAEPADSTVPSQSSEQGEGQAQGKAPPSHYHTLSRSQSHTLSHVSLEPTETPLGPSFISHEL; encoded by the coding sequence ATGGTGCCCACGCCCCAGGTGTGCGTATCAACCCTGGTCACGGTGAGCACGATGGCAGTGGTGGACCTCTACCTGCTGGAGCAGAGCATGCTGGGGGCTCGTGGTATTCCCGGACCTAGTGTGTGGCAGTGTGCGGCGGTGTTGCTAGGAGATGTGGGCTTCCTTCTCGCGCTGCGCTTTGTGTCAGCCGGAGTGGTGTCAGAGGCGCGGTCGCCACGCCGCGGTTTTGCCAATGCGCTCTGGTTCCTGTTCCTGTCCCTGCTCCAGCTTAAGCTCTTCTTCGTCTGCCATAACTACAGGCAGGAGCGCCGGCCGCCCGACCCGCTGGCCAGGAAAACCTTGACGCTGCTGCTGTCCATCTGCCTGCCCTCCTTGTTTCTGATCCTGACAGGAGCTGACCACATGACGCCGCAGCGCAGGAAGCAGGAGGTTCGGGGCCGGCTCCTGTGGGTGGTGGTCGACCTGCTGGATGTGCTGGACCTGCAGGCGGGGCTGTGGGAAGCCCAAGGAGGGGGCGCAGTAGCGACAGGGGGCACCTCTGAGGAGAGGCTGCCCATCTGGGCCGAGGGCCTGGTTTTCTTTTACTGCTACgccctcctgctgctgctgccatgtGTGGCCCTCACAGAGCTGGGGGCCACCGGATTGCCAGGACAGAGGGGGCCCCGTAAGGAGGCTTTGTACCCTTGGCTCAGCTTGGTCACTATCAACATCTTCACCCTGGCCTTAAGGGGCACAGGCATGCTGTGGTACAGGGACCCTCGAGTCTCCACTGTGTTCCTGGGGAAAAACCTGCTGGCTCTGGCTGTGAAGCTGAGCTCAGCCTGGGAGAGACACAAGCAGGAACGCGCTGCTGGGGGAGCTGGGGCTGCAGCTGGAGCAGAACCAGCAGACTCGACCGTGCCAAGCCAGAGCTCAGAGCAGGGAGAGGGCCAGGCTCAGGGCAAAGCCCCTCCCTCTCACTATCACACACTCTCTCGCTCCCAAAGCCACACTCTCTCCCACGTCAGCCTGGAGCCCACAGAGACGCCCTTAGGACCCTCTTTCATCTCCCATGAACTCTAG